One region of Salvelinus namaycush isolate Seneca chromosome 3, SaNama_1.0, whole genome shotgun sequence genomic DNA includes:
- the LOC120035844 gene encoding NF-kappa-B inhibitor-interacting Ras-like protein 2 isoform X2 encodes MGKSCKVVVCGLTAVGKTAVLEQLLYANHIAGSEPMETLEDIYIGSIETDRGTREQVRFYDTRGLRDGLEFPRHYFSFADGFVLVYSIDSTESFKRMEALKKDIDRYRDKKEVNIVVLGNKLDMQEQRRVDSEVAQHWAKTEKV; translated from the exons ATGGGCAAGAGTTGTAAAGTGGTGGTGTGTGGTCTGACTGCCGTTGGCAAGACTGCTGTCCTGGAGCAACTGCTGTATGCCAATCACATTGCAG GCTCAGAGCCCATGGAGACCCTGGAGGATATCTATATTGGCTCCATAGAAACGGACCGTGGCACTCGAGAGCAAGTGCGCTTCTACGACACCCGGGGTCTTCGTGATGGTCTGGAGTTCCCTCGCCACTACTTCTCCTTTGCGGACGGTTTTGTCCTGGTCTACAGCATCGACAGTACGGAGTCCTTCAAACGCATGGAGGCCCTCAAGAAAGACATTGACCGCTACCGTGATAAGAAAGAG GTGAACATAGTGGTGCTGGGCAACAAGCTGGACATGCAGGAGCAGAGGAGAGTGGACTCGGAAGTGGCCCAGCACTGGGCCAAGACAGAAAAG
- the LOC120035844 gene encoding NF-kappa-B inhibitor-interacting Ras-like protein 2 isoform X1: MGKSCKVVVCGLTAVGKTAVLEQLLYANHIAGSEPMETLEDIYIGSIETDRGTREQVRFYDTRGLRDGLEFPRHYFSFADGFVLVYSIDSTESFKRMEALKKDIDRYRDKKEVNIVVLGNKLDMQEQRRVDSEVAQHWAKTEKVRLWEVSVADRRTLIEPFVHLASKMTQPQSKSSFPLSRNKNKGSGSVDS; the protein is encoded by the exons ATGGGCAAGAGTTGTAAAGTGGTGGTGTGTGGTCTGACTGCCGTTGGCAAGACTGCTGTCCTGGAGCAACTGCTGTATGCCAATCACATTGCAG GCTCAGAGCCCATGGAGACCCTGGAGGATATCTATATTGGCTCCATAGAAACGGACCGTGGCACTCGAGAGCAAGTGCGCTTCTACGACACCCGGGGTCTTCGTGATGGTCTGGAGTTCCCTCGCCACTACTTCTCCTTTGCGGACGGTTTTGTCCTGGTCTACAGCATCGACAGTACGGAGTCCTTCAAACGCATGGAGGCCCTCAAGAAAGACATTGACCGCTACCGTGATAAGAAAGAG GTGAACATAGTGGTGCTGGGCAACAAGCTGGACATGCAGGAGCAGAGGAGAGTGGACTCGGAAGTGGCCCAGCACTGGGCCAAGACAGAAAAGGTGCGTCTGTGGGAGGTGTCTGTGGCAGACCGGAGGACCCTCATCGAGCCTTTTGTCCACCTGGCCAGCAAGATGACCCAGCCCCAGAGCAAATCATCCTTCCCCCTCAGCCGCAATAAGAACAAGGGGAGTGGCTCTGTCGATAGCTGA